One region of Bubalus kerabau isolate K-KA32 ecotype Philippines breed swamp buffalo chromosome 6, PCC_UOA_SB_1v2, whole genome shotgun sequence genomic DNA includes:
- the LOC129656350 gene encoding olfactory receptor 12-like has product MSTPQNGNLSVMPLQEFVLEGLEGGPQTQALLFALFLVLYMVAVLGNLTMIVVITLDARLHSPMYFFLNNLSFVDLCYSSVIAPKALVNFLSSSKVITFAGCATQLFFFSLLATTEAFLLAVMAYDRFMAICSPLLYPITMRPSVCACLVLGSYCGGFLNSILQASFTFTLPFCSSNHIDHFFCDVPPMIQIACADTTINELLLFGICGLIIVGTTLVVLVSYGYITVTILRMRSGGGRHKLFSTCGSHMTAVSLFYGTVFVMYAQPGAVESMEQGKVVSVFYTLVIPMLNPLIYSLRNKDVQEALWRLGQRHTAT; this is encoded by the coding sequence ATGTCAACTCCCCAAAATGGAAACCTCTCAGTGATGCCTCTTCAGGAGTTTGTGCTGGAGGGCCTTGAGGGAGGTCCGCAGACCCAGGCCCTGCTGTTTGCTCTGTTTCTTGTCTTGTACATGGTGGCCGTCCTGGGGAACCTCACCATGATCGTGGTCATCACCCTGGATGCCCGTCTGCACTCCccaatgtacttcttcctcaatAACCTCTCCTTTGTGGACCTGTGTTACTCATCTGTCATCGCCCCCAAGGCCCTGGTCAACTTCCTGTCCTCCTCCAAGGTCATCACCTTTGCAGGATGTGCCACACAGCTGTTCTTCTTCTCCTTACTGGCTACCACTGAGGCATTCCTCTTGgccgtgatggcctatgaccgcttcaTGGCCATCTGCAGCCCCCTGCTCTACCCCATCACCATGCGCCCCTCGGTCTGTGCCTGCCTGGTGCTGGGCTCCTACTGCGGGGGCTTCCTCAACTCCATCCTGCAGGCCAGCTTCACATTCACTCTCCCGTTCTGCAGCTCCAACCACATCgaccacttcttctgtgatgtgCCTCCTATGATCCAGATTGCCTGTGCTGACACTACCATCAATGAGCTGCTCTTGTTTGGAATCTGTGGCCTCATCATCGTGGGCACCACACTCGTGGTCCTCGTCTCCTATGGCTACATCACAGTGACCATCCTGAGGATGCGCTCAGGAGGAGGGAGACACAAGCTCTTCTCCACCTGCGGCTCCCACATGACAGCCGTGTCCCTCTTTTATGGGACTGTCTTTGTCATGTATGCCCAGCCAGGAGCTGTGGAGTCCATGGAGCAGGGCAAGGTGGTCTCTGTCTTCTACACCCTGGTCATCCCGATGCTCAACCCCCTCATCTACAGTCTGAGAAACAAGGATGTGCAGGAAGCCCTGTGGAGACTGGGGCAGAGACACACAGCCACGTGA
- the LOC129656349 gene encoding olfactory receptor 12-like, with the protein MSTPQNGNLSAMPLQEFVLDGFAGDPQTQALLFALFLVLYVVAVLGNLTMIVVITLDARLHSPMYFFLKNLSFVDLCYSSVIYPKALVNFLFSSKVITFAGCATQFFFFSMLVTTEGFLLAVMAYDRFMAICSPLRYPISMCPSVCARLVLGCYCGGSFNSIVQTPLTFSLPFCGSNHIDHFHCDVPPLLKLACADTTTNELVMFGLSGLIIMGTTLVVLISYGYITVTILRMRSGGGRHKLFSTCGSHMTAVSLFYGTLFVMYAQPGAVQSMEQGKVVSVFYTLVIPMLNPLVYSLRNKDVKDALWRLGQKHTAK; encoded by the coding sequence ATGTCAACCCCCCAAAATGGAAACCTCTCAGCGATGCCTCTGCAGGAGTTTGTGCTGGATGGATTTGCTGGTGACCCACAGACCCAGGCCCTGCTCTTTGCTCTGTTCCTGGTCCTGTATGTGGTGGCCGTCCTGGGGAACCTCACCATGATCGTGGTCATCACCCTGGATGCCCGTCTGCACTCCCCGatgtacttcttcctcaagaACCTCTCCTTTGTGGACCTGTGTTACTCATCTGTCATCTACCCCAAGGCCCTGGTCAACTTCCTGTTCTCCTCCAAGGTCATCACCTTTGCAGGATGTGCCACCCAGTTCTTCTTCTTCTCCATGCTGGTCACCACAGAGGGTTTCCTCCTGgccgtgatggcctatgaccgcttcaTGGCCATCTGCAGCCCCCTGCGCTATCCCATCTCCATGTGCCCCTCGGTCTGTGCCCGCCTGGTGCTGGGCTGCTACTGTGGGGGCTCCTTTAACTCCATTGTGCAGACCCCCTTAACATTCAGCCTCCCGTTCTGCGGCTCCAACCACATCGACCACTTCCACTGTGATGTGCCGCCTCTGCTCAAGCTTGCCTGTGCTGACACTACAACCAATGAGCTGGTCATGTTTGGCCTCTCTGGCCTCATCATCATGGGCACCACACTCGTGGTTCTCATCTCCTATGGCTACATCACAGTGACCATCCTGAGGATGCGCTCAGGAGGAGGGAGACACAAGCTCTTCTCCACCTGTGGCTCCCACATGACAGCCGTGTCCCTCTTTTATGGGACCCTTTTTGTCATGTATGCCCAGCCGGGAgctgtgcagtccatggagcagGGCAAGGTGGTCTCTGTCTTCTACACCCTGGTCATCCCGATGCTCAACCCTCTTGTCTACAGTCTGAGAAACAAAGATGTGAAGGATGCCCTGTGGAGACTGGGCCAGAAACACACAGCCAAGTGA